One segment of Kryptolebias marmoratus isolate JLee-2015 linkage group LG23, ASM164957v2, whole genome shotgun sequence DNA contains the following:
- the LOC108228452 gene encoding calcipressin-1 isoform X2, with the protein MEMQQAVNGAEEEEATVDVHFTDLPNALIACRVPEDLFNEGSLKVQFHYFRSFRRVRISFSDALAAAEARLRLHKTDFNGKEMRLYFAQSVHIGSPRLEPPKPEKQFLISPPASPPVGWEQSNDATPVINYDLLCAISKLGPGEKYELHTATPTTPSVVVHVCEDEHGDSSAPDDSDHDEKSRPPRPKIIQTRRPDYTPGVEQ; encoded by the exons ATGGAGATGCAGCAGGCTGTGAatggagctgaggaggaggaggccacGGTAGATGTCCACTTTACTGATTTACCGAACGCCCTTATTGCCTGCAGAGTACCCGAGGATCTGTTTAACGAGGGCAGCCTGAAG GTGCAGTTCCACTACTTCCGGTCTTTCCGGCGGGTAAGGATCAGCTTCAGTGATGCTCTGGCTGCTGCTGAGGCGAGACTCAGGCTACACAAGACTGACTTTAACGGGAAAGAAATGAGACTCTATTTTGCCCAG TCTGTCCACATCGGAAGCCCTCGTCTGGAGCCTCCCAAGCCAGAGAAACAATTCCTTATCTCTCCTCCTGCCTCTCCTCCTGTTGGCTGGGAGCAGTCCAACGATGCCACACCAGTTATCAATTACGACCTGCTGTGTGCCATCTCCAAACTAGGGCCAG GGGAAAAGTACGAGCTGCACACTGCCACCCCCACTACACCGAGTGTGGTTGTCCACGTGTGTGAGGATGAGCATGGCGACAGTTCAGCACCAGATGACAGTGACCACGATGAGAAGTCCCGCCCCCCGCGACCAAAGATCATCCAGACTCGACGCCCCGACTACACACCTGGAGTGGAGCAGTGA
- the LOC108228452 gene encoding calcipressin-1 isoform X1, which yields MEMQQAVNGAEEEEATVDVHFTDLPNALIACRVPEDLFNEGSLKTNFESLFRSFDPEVQFHYFRSFRRVRISFSDALAAAEARLRLHKTDFNGKEMRLYFAQSVHIGSPRLEPPKPEKQFLISPPASPPVGWEQSNDATPVINYDLLCAISKLGPGEKYELHTATPTTPSVVVHVCEDEHGDSSAPDDSDHDEKSRPPRPKIIQTRRPDYTPGVEQ from the exons ATGGAGATGCAGCAGGCTGTGAatggagctgaggaggaggaggccacGGTAGATGTCCACTTTACTGATTTACCGAACGCCCTTATTGCCTGCAGAGTACCCGAGGATCTGTTTAACGAGGGCAGCCTGAAG ACTAACTTTGAGTCGCTGTTTCGTTCCTTTGACCCTGAGGTGCAGTTCCACTACTTCCGGTCTTTCCGGCGGGTAAGGATCAGCTTCAGTGATGCTCTGGCTGCTGCTGAGGCGAGACTCAGGCTACACAAGACTGACTTTAACGGGAAAGAAATGAGACTCTATTTTGCCCAG TCTGTCCACATCGGAAGCCCTCGTCTGGAGCCTCCCAAGCCAGAGAAACAATTCCTTATCTCTCCTCCTGCCTCTCCTCCTGTTGGCTGGGAGCAGTCCAACGATGCCACACCAGTTATCAATTACGACCTGCTGTGTGCCATCTCCAAACTAGGGCCAG GGGAAAAGTACGAGCTGCACACTGCCACCCCCACTACACCGAGTGTGGTTGTCCACGTGTGTGAGGATGAGCATGGCGACAGTTCAGCACCAGATGACAGTGACCACGATGAGAAGTCCCGCCCCCCGCGACCAAAGATCATCCAGACTCGACGCCCCGACTACACACCTGGAGTGGAGCAGTGA
- the LOC108246682 gene encoding uncharacterized protein LOC108246682, whose amino-acid sequence MAQSSSCPNLDLSIVCSPLVFCSDLDTQTGREGKEGEEVELAEEVGEDALLFGEEGQNQTEGDGNGSRGTNSAIYTIEVARHGVTREVEESYSKQEENGIRQREAGDQEQEKTDVKTKKKESENMQIMNDCPLVSVEIKNRQILQHKEGRKEEKQKQKEAIVSLETNQEMEKIGEVSNYNVHFQEFDVSVGELADSTQLCAKSVTGVTTLLTSDNILEIPEDVETNGTQVNAAINEQVNTHSNLTFLSNDITDPVGPAGDITSHANQLATELQIEIRNIDRNNFHSITWKSITDDMWEEENSIETKTENKEVQKNMKDATFASCEDLSENILGIEGRADKKMEQLELATYKKQSLSERWTEDTVEKGISLKEIQEEKVQQIGVDFLEMTDMKEEGRKIGKAVVRELGVEEKHKEKDHLEMQRKPFSQVKNQDKEIPQEPVALHVEKVPVDKEKIENFEMAEVDLNQTVSEVPSKENKSTAPTEGNSQKHPLKVIKRLGADWVGNLRRHQKQKRLSKKKAGREEEIMTGGVEMAEGPVTVLDDEIEETEEVPIKHVEEEILGTNSGATIDETEVKESRQLQKEKDEEQKFEIKNKESIKQSKKEDKNGENDENRGKRKVKELKQAMEHGTLSLQPQLTGKEGLGKSKVLSPMRKDNAWIKKDQEEDGVAQEMKEWRKELRPVKKDVWETDRSGNEWVKKEPLADENIKEGWIKELKSVIKNKSLPKNEQVKKKRVVLLDDGQSYIPQREEVALETREEVQQMSQSPLSTERRDNRTLQDQNYKIYLFVKAGSDGESIGNCPFSQRLFMILLLKRVTFSVTTVDLKRKPADLQDLAPGTNPPFMTFNGEVKIDVNKIEEFLEEKLTPPRYPKLAPKHREANTAGIDIFARFSAYIKNQRKDTNDVLEKALVKSLWHLDNFLRTLLSEEIDADASGDLPESSRSFLDGPQLTLADCNLLPKLHILKVVGKKYRDFEIPTEMTGVWRYLNCAYQREEFTSTCPAEREIELAYLNVAKTIK is encoded by the exons ATGGCTCAGTCAAGCTCCTGCCCTAACCTAGACCTGTCCATTGTCTGCAGTCCTCTGGTCTTTTGTTCAGATCTGGATACTCAGACAGGTAGGGAGGGGAAGGAGGGTGAAGAAGTGGAACTTGCAGAGGAAGTAGGTGAAGATGCTTTGTTATTTGGTGAAGAAGGACAGAACCAAACTGAGGGTGATGGGAATGGAAGCAGAGGAACAAATAGTGCCATCTACACTATTGAAGTGGCACGGCATGGAGTCACAAGAGAGGTTGAGGAAAGTTAcagcaaacaagaagaaaatgggATTAGACAAAGAGAAGCAGGGGATCAAGAGCAGGAAAAGacagatgtaaaaacaaaaaagaaggaaagtgaGAACATGCAGATCATGAATGATTGTCCTCTTGTGTCAGTAGAGATTAAGAATCGGCAGATATTACAACataaagaaggaagaaaagaggaaaaacagaagcaaaaagaagCAATAGTAAGTCTTGAAACAAatcaagaaatggaaaaaattgGTGAAGTCTCAAATTATAATGTGCATTTTCAGGAATTTGATGTCTCAGTAGGGGAATTAGCAGACAGTACACAGTTATGTGCTAAAAGCGTTACAGGAGTTACTACTTTGCTAACGTCTGACAACATATTAGAAATTCCAGAGGATGTGGAAACAAATGGGACCCAAGTTAACGCAGCAATAAATGAACAAGTCAACACTCATAGTAATTTGACCTTTCTTAGCAATGACATTACTGACCCAGTTGGCCCAGCTGGAGATATCACCAGTCACGCCAACCAACTAGCCACTGAGCTTCAAATAGAAATAAGAAACATTGACAGGAACAACTTCCACTCTATCACATGGAAGTCTATCACTGATGATATGTGGGAAGAAGAGAACTCTAtagagacaaaaactgagaataaggaggtccagaaaaatatgaaagatgCAACTTTTGCTTCTTGTGAAGACctatctgaaaacattttaggaatAGAAGGTAGGGCAGATAAAAAGATGGAACAACTAGAGCTGGCCACTTATAAAAAACAGTCACTGTCAGAAAGATGGACTGAGGACACTGTGGAGAAAGGGATCAGTCTGAAGGAAATACAGGAAGAGAAAGTTCAGCAGATTGGAGTTGATTTTCTAGAGATGACAGATATGAAGGAAGAGGGAAGAAAGATTGGTAAGGCAGTTGTTAGAGAGTTAGGGGTTGAGgagaaacataaagaaaaagatcatCTAGAAATGCAGAGAAAACCCTTTTCTCAGGTCAAAAACCAGGACAAAGAGATTCCTCAAGAGCCAGTGGCGCTGCATGTGGAGAAGGTGCCTGTAGACAAGGAAAAAATTGAGAATTTTGAGATGGCTGAGGTTGACCTGAATCAGACAGTAAGTGAGGTCCCatccaaagaaaataaatccacagCACCTACAGAAGGTAATTCACAAAAGCATCCTTTAAAAGTCATCAAAAGATTAGGGGCAGATTGGGTGGGTAACCTCAGACggcaccaaaaacaaaaaagactctCTAAAAAGAAGGCAGGACGAGAAGAAGAGATAATGACAGGAGGGGTGGAGATGGCAGAAGGTCCTGTGACTGTTTTAGATGATGAAATTGAAGAGACAGAGGAGGTCCCAATTAAACATGTCGAAGAAGAAATTCTTGGTACCAATTCAGGTGCTACCATTGATGAAACAGAGGTGAAGGAAAGTCGAcagctgcaaaaagaaaaggatgaggaacaaaaatttgaaataaagaacaaagaaagcattaaacaaagtaaaaaagaagacaaaaatggggAGAATGATGAGAatagaggaaaaagaaaagttaaagaaCTGAAGCAAGCAATGGAACATGGGACTTTGTCTCTACAGCCACAATTGACTGGCAAAGAAGGACTGGGGAAATCAAAAGTGCTGTCACCCATGAGAAAAGACAATGCATGGATTAAAAAAGACCAAGAAGAAGATGGGGTAGCACAAGAGATGAAAGAGTGGAGAAAAGAACTTCGACCTGTTAAAAAGGATGTTTGGGAGACTGACAGGAGTGGTAATGAATGGGTGAAGAAAGAACCATTGGCAGATGAAAACATCAAGGAAGGCTGGATAAAAGAGCTAAAGTCAGTGATAAAAAACAAGTCTCTGCCTAAAAACGAGCAAGTGAAGAAAAAGCGAGTGGTGCTATTGGACGATGGCCAGTCATACATTCCCCAACGGGAGGAGGTGGCCCTAGAGACGAGAGAGGAGGTCCAACAAATGTCTCAGAGTCCATTGTCTACTGAGCGCCGGGACAATCGAACACTTCAAGATCAGAACTACAAGATATATCTCTTTGTGAAG GCAGGAAGTGATGGGGAGAGCATCGGCAACTGTCCTTTCTCTCAGAGGCTCTTTATGATCCTATTGCTGAAAAGAGTTACCTTTAGCGTCACAACAGTTGACCTTAAGCG AAAACCGGCTGATTTACAGGACCTGGCTCCAGGAACCAATCCTCCTTTCATGACATTTAATGGCGAGGTCAAGATCGATGTCAATAAGATAGAGGAGTTTCTGGAGGAGAAACTAACACCACCACG CTATCCCAAACTAGCTCCCAAACATCGTGAAGCTAACACAGCAGGAATCGACATTTTTGCCAGGTTTTCAGCTTAcatcaaaaaccaaagaaaagacACCAATGATG TCTTGGAGAAAGCTTTGGTGAAGTCTCTTTGGCATCTTGACAACTTCCTGAGGACTCTGCTATCTGAGGAGATTGATGCTGATGCCTCAGGAGACCTACCCGAGTCCTCCAGAAGTTTCCTAGATGGGCCTCAACTCACCCTGGCTGACTGTAACCTGCTGCCTAAGCTACACATACTGAAG GTTGTAGGCAAGAAGTACCGTGACTTTGAAATCCCCACAGAGATGACAGGAGTGTGGAGATATCTAAACTGTGCCTACCAGAGGGAGGAGTTCACCAGCACCTGCCCTGCTGAGAGGGAGATAGAGTTAGCCTATCTGAATGttgcaaaaacaatcaaatag